A stretch of the Notamacropus eugenii isolate mMacEug1 chromosome 2, mMacEug1.pri_v2, whole genome shotgun sequence genome encodes the following:
- the TMEM258 gene encoding dolichyl-diphosphooligosaccharide--protein glycosyltransferase subunit TMEM258, whose amino-acid sequence MELEAMSRYTSPVNPAVFPHLTVVLLAIGMFFTAWFFVYEVTSTKYTRDIYKELLISLVASLFMGFGVLFLLLWVGIYV is encoded by the exons ATG GAGTTGGAGGCCATGAGCAGATACACGAGCCCGGTGAACCCGGCCGTGTTCCCGCACCTGACGGTCGTGCTGCTGGCCATCGGCATGTTCTTCACGGCCTGGTTCTTCGT CTACGAGGTCACGTCCACCAAGTACACGCGCGACATCTACAAGGAGCTGCTCATCTCCCTCGTGGCCTCGCTCTTCATGGGCTTCGGGGTCCTCTTCCTGCTGCTCTGGGTCGGCATCTACGTGTGA
- the FEN1 gene encoding flap endonuclease 1: protein MGIHGLAKLIADVAPSAIRENDIKSYFGRKVAIDASMSIYQFLIAVRQGGDVLQNEEGEATSHLMGMFYRTIRMVENGIKPVYVFDGKPPQLKSGELARRGERRAEAEKQLQQAQEVGAEEDVEKFTKRLVKVTKQHNDECKRLLRLMGIPYLEAPSEAEASCAALVKAGKVYAAATEDMDCLTFGSPVLMRHLTASEAKKLPIQEFHLSRVLQELGLTQEQFVDLCILLGSDYCESIRGIGPKRAMDLIQQHKSIEEIVRRLDPTKYPVPDNWLHKEAHRLFLEPEVLDPDAVELRWIEPDEEGLVQFMCGEKQFNEERIRNGVKRLSKSRQGSTQGRLDDFFKVTGCLTSAKRKGPEPKGAAKKKAKSAAAGKLTKGK, encoded by the coding sequence ATGGGAATCCACGGCCTGGCCAAACTGATTGCGGATGTGGCGCCCAGTGCCATTAGGGAGAATGACATCAAGAGCTACTTTGGACGGAAGGTAGCCATCGACGCCTCCATGAGCATCTACCAGTTCCTGATTGCGGTGAGGCAAGGTGGAGATGTGCTCCAAAATGAAGAGGGCGAGGCCACCAGCCACCTGATGGGCATGTTCTACCGCACCATCCGCATGGTGGAGAACGGCATCAAGCCTGTGTATGTCTTTGATGGCAAGCCACCACAGCTCAAATCAGGCGAGCTGGCCAGGCGTGGTGAGCGGCGGGCTGAAGCTGAGAAGCAGCTGCAGCAGGCCCAGGAAGTGGGTGCGGAGGAGGACGTGGAGAAGTTTACCAAGCGGCTGGTGAAGGTCACCAAGCAGCACAATGATGAATGCAAGCGGTTGCTGCGCCTCATGGGCATCCCCTACCTGGAGGCGCCCAGCGAGGCCGAGGCCAGCTGCGCCGCCCTGGTGAAGGCTGGCAAGGTCTATGCCGCTGCCACCGAGGACATGGACTGCTTGACCTTTGGCAGCCCTGTGCTGATGCGGCACCTGACCGCCAGCGAGGCCAAGAAGCTGCCCATCCAGGAGTTCCACCTGAGCCGCGTGCTGCAGGAGCTGGGCCTCACCCAGGAGCAGTTTGTGGACCTGTGCATCCTGCTGGGCAGCGACTACTGTGAGAGCATCCGCGGCATTGGGCCCAAGCGTGCCATGGACCTCATCCAGCAGCACAAGAGCATTGAGGAGATTGTGCGGCGGCTGGACCCCACCAAGTACCCGGTGCCTGACAACTGGCTACACAAGGAAGCCCATCGCCTCTTCCTGGAGCCCGAGGTGCTGGATCCTGACGCTGTGGAGCTCCGGTGGATTGAGCCCGATGAGGAGGGCCTGGTCCAGTTCATGTGCGGTGAGAAGCAGTTCAATGAGGAGCGCATCCGCAATGGAGTCAAGCGGCTGAGCAAGAGCCGCCAGGGCAGCACCCAGGGTCGACTGGAcgactttttcaaggtcacaggCTGCCTCACTTCAGCCAAACGGAAGGGGCCGGAGCCCAAGGGGGCTGCCAAGAAGAAAGCAAAGTCTGCCGCCGCAGGCAAGCTCACAAAGGGGAAATAA